A single region of the Garra rufa chromosome 20, GarRuf1.0, whole genome shotgun sequence genome encodes:
- the LOC141293538 gene encoding keratin, type I cytoskeletal 19-like: protein MSGIQTGSESCSFSFPETSATCTKPSSFSFPETCSETCTKPSSFSFPKTCSETCTKPSSFSLPKTCSETCTKPSSFSFPESCPKTCLKTSSDTCLISYPETCSKPSSFTCPETCSKPSSFTCPETCSKPSSFTSPETCSKPSSFTCPETCSKPSSFTCPETCSKPSSFTCPETCSKPCSLSSPKSSLCSISTTSKFIIGPRRCGSVTPKAYSISGTGNKTRISTCSYRANNCSPCPPLRIDGGHCGRFGARIMAGGCYGKDYDYFQKSEKATMQDLNDRLASYLDKVHYLEAANATLEKQIREYYENKGLICQRDYSCYFKTIECLQEKMKDATVTNGKILLQIDNSKLAADDFKIKYQNEAAIRQCVKADIDNLRCILNKTCQAKTDLEAQNCTLQEDLVYLKKTHQEVVAALLCQLTDSKVCVEVDAAPQQDLKKVLDEIRCHYETIIDQHCREQECWFQEKMADLCKDAATKTECLETSRSQISDLRRTLQCLEIELQSQISMKGALECSLSETEARYSNMLAGYQTHINTYEAELCQVRTGIEQQGRDYAELLDVKSRLEQEIATYRCLLEKQDMK from the exons ATGTCAGGCATCCAAACCGGCTCAGAATCCTGCTCGTTCTCCTTCCCAGAGACCTCTGCAACCTGCACCAAACCCAGCTCCTTCAGCTTCCCTGAGACCTGCTCTGAGACCTGCACCAAACCCAGCTCTTTCAGCTTCCCCAAGACCTGCTCTGAGACCTGCACCAAACCCAGCTCTTTCAGCTTACCCAAGACCTGCTCTGAGACCTGCACCAAACCCAGCTCCTTCAGCTTCCCTGAGTCCTGCCCCAAGACCTGTCTGAAGACTTCCTCTGACACTTGCTTGATAAGCTACCCAGAGACCTGTTCCAAACCCAGCTCCTTCACCTGTCCTGAAACCTGCTCCAAACCCAGCTCCTTCACCTGTCCTGAAACCTGCTCCAAACCAAGCTCCTTCACCAGTCCTGAAACCTGCTCCAAACCAAGCTCCTTCACCTGTCCTGAAACCTGCTCCAAACCCAGCTCCTTCACCTGTCCTGAAACCTGCTCCAAACCCAGCTCCTTCACCTGTCCTGAAACCTGCTCCAAACCCTGCTCCTTGTCCAGCCCCAAGTCCTCTCTCTGCTCCATCTCCACAACTTCAAAGTTCATAATCGGTCCTCGTAGGTGTGGTTCAGTTACACCTAAAGCCTACAGTATCAGTGGTACTGGAAATAAGACCCGCATCTCTACCTGCTCCTATCGCGCGAATAATTGCTCCCCATGTCCACCACTCAGAATTGATGGAGGACACTGTGGAAGATTTGGCGCAAGAATCATGGCTGGAGGGTGTTATGGAAAGGATTATGACTACTTCCAGAAGAGCGAGAAGGCCACCATGCAAGACCTGAATGACCGTCTGGCATCCTATCTGGATAAGGTGCACTATTTGGAGGCTGCCAATGCTACTCTGGAGAAGCAGATCCGGGAGTACTATGAAAATAAGGGGCTGATCTGCCAGAGGGACTACAGCTGCTACTTCAAAACCATTGAATGCCTCCAGGAAAAG ATGAAAGATGCTACTGTCACCAACGGCAAAATCCTCCTGCAGATCGACAACTCTAAACTGGCTGCTGATGACTTTAAGATAAA GTATCAGAATGAGGCGGCGATACGGCAGTGTGTGAAGGCTGACATTGATAACCTGCGTTGCATACTTAATAAAACATGCCAAGCAAAAACCGACCTGGAGGCACAGAACTGCACTCTGCAAGAGGACCTTGTGTATTTGAAGAAAACTCACCAGGAG GTTGTGGCAGCACTACTGTGCCAGTTGACAGACTCAAAAGTGTGTGTGGAAGTGGATGCTGCTCCTCAGCAAGACCTGAAAAAGGTTTTGGACGAAATCCGTTGTCATTACGAGACCATCATAGACCAACACTGCAGAGAACAGGAGTGCTGGTTCCAGGAGAAG ATGGCTGACCTGTGTAAAGATGCTGCCACCAAAACAGAGTGCTTAGAAACCTCTAGGTCACAGATCTCAGATTTGCGGCGTACCTTGCAGTGCCTGGAGATCGAGCTACAGTCTCAAATCAGCATG AAAGGAGCACTGGAGTGCTCACTGTCAGAAACAGAGGCTAGGTACAGCAATATGCTAGCAGGCTACCAGACGCATATCAACACATATGAGGCAGAGCTTTGTCAGGTGCGCACTGGCATTGAGCAGCAGGGCAGAGACTATGCGGAACTGCTGGACGTCAAGAGCCGTCTGGAGCAAGAGATCGCCACCTACAGGTGCCTCCTGGAAAAGCAGGACATGAAGTAA